A stretch of the Veillonella parvula DSM 2008 genome encodes the following:
- the cobS gene encoding adenosylcobinamide-GDP ribazoletransferase — MTPFFIALQFLTRLKLVNQTEWSVEDFGKSVVAFPYVGLIIGLILAILYGVLSPFIPIMPLMLIIVVAEFLITGGLHADGLMDTSDGLFSGRERERKLEIMKDSRIGSFGVVAFVFVTLLKWQLLASIPSAEFIPMALIMMPLMSRWSMVFSIRSYPYAREQGMGAAFANLAPKHVITYNTISTFFMPILLLLIGFVLYTLLYGAYAIFAVPDVGYLVGLGVLVYATIGIFQINIVSMIITYIINRLLNRYIVKALGGTTGDTYGFVVEVTEVLLILVYSIILSILSATVVNNPTMF; from the coding sequence ATGACACCTTTTTTTATAGCACTACAATTTTTAACGCGTTTAAAACTTGTAAATCAAACTGAATGGTCTGTAGAGGACTTTGGTAAATCGGTAGTAGCCTTTCCTTATGTGGGCCTTATTATTGGTCTCATATTAGCTATATTATATGGCGTATTGTCGCCATTTATTCCGATTATGCCATTGATGTTAATTATCGTTGTGGCTGAGTTTTTAATAACTGGTGGCCTTCATGCTGATGGTTTGATGGATACAAGCGATGGTTTGTTCTCCGGCCGTGAAAGAGAACGTAAACTAGAAATCATGAAAGATAGTCGTATAGGCTCCTTTGGAGTTGTTGCTTTTGTATTTGTTACACTTTTGAAATGGCAATTATTAGCTTCGATTCCATCGGCTGAATTTATTCCTATGGCACTCATTATGATGCCTTTAATGAGCCGCTGGTCTATGGTTTTTAGTATTCGATCCTATCCATATGCTAGAGAGCAAGGGATGGGGGCTGCATTTGCTAACTTAGCACCTAAACATGTTATTACTTATAACACAATATCTACGTTTTTTATGCCTATTCTATTACTATTAATCGGTTTCGTATTATATACACTTTTATATGGTGCTTATGCAATTTTTGCTGTACCTGATGTAGGGTATTTGGTAGGATTAGGTGTGTTAGTATATGCTACTATAGGTATCTTCCAAATCAATATTGTTAGCATGATTATTACGTATATTATTAACCGATTATTAAACCGCTATATTGTAAAAGCGTTAGGTGGCACTACTGGTGATACATATGGATTTGTTGTGGAAGTAACTGAAGTATTATTGATATTGGTATATAGCATAATTTTATCTATACTATCAGCTACGGTAGTTAATAATCCAACTATGTTCTAA
- a CDS encoding GHMP family kinase ATP-binding protein, which produces MTYYVRAPGTCGEFLQGSIDGQSFLVTCPINRYSYALSNVIQPFSKEFCALQPKSAQARKLVQELVQQKNKNQICPPVYVRSDILQGKGMASSSADISVTAMATALAMDYDLSLKELEQICLSVEPTDASFYQGVTQFDYIKGTISKPLGMCPPLKILVFDEGGSIDTVSFNKQADLQNKILEKESIIQESFDLFKQGLITHDIKLIGQAATLSAFGNQRILYKPNLYDFHDVGNSYNSVGTIIAHSGTIMGLLFPVDYGRIDDCKNEILRKLPQLTYVDTVETTNEGLTYIKR; this is translated from the coding sequence GTGACCTATTATGTAAGAGCCCCAGGTACATGTGGGGAATTTCTACAAGGTTCTATTGATGGTCAGTCATTTTTAGTGACATGTCCAATTAATCGATACTCCTACGCATTGAGTAATGTAATACAACCTTTTTCTAAAGAATTTTGTGCACTTCAACCAAAATCTGCACAAGCTCGTAAATTAGTACAAGAATTGGTCCAACAAAAAAATAAAAATCAAATTTGCCCGCCTGTGTATGTAAGATCCGATATTCTGCAAGGAAAAGGCATGGCTTCAAGTTCGGCAGATATTTCTGTAACAGCTATGGCTACAGCTTTGGCCATGGACTATGATTTATCATTAAAAGAACTTGAGCAAATTTGTCTATCTGTAGAGCCTACAGATGCCTCTTTTTATCAAGGTGTAACTCAGTTTGATTATATTAAAGGGACTATCTCTAAGCCATTAGGTATGTGCCCACCTTTAAAAATCCTCGTTTTTGACGAAGGCGGTAGCATTGATACAGTTAGCTTTAATAAACAAGCAGATTTACAAAATAAAATTTTAGAAAAAGAATCTATTATACAAGAATCCTTTGATTTGTTTAAACAGGGTCTTATAACGCATGATATAAAGCTCATAGGCCAAGCTGCTACATTAAGTGCTTTTGGCAATCAGCGTATTTTATATAAACCTAATTTATATGACTTTCACGATGTAGGTAATTCTTATAATAGTGTGGGAACAATCATCGCTCATAGCGGAACCATTATGGGACTATTATTCCCCGTTGATTATGGTCGTATTGATGATTGTAAGAATGAGATTTTGCGTAAGTTGCCACAATTAACCTATGTAGATACGGTTGAAACTACGAATGAAGGATTAACTTATATCAAACGATAA